One region of Halohasta litchfieldiae genomic DNA includes:
- a CDS encoding acyl-CoA synthetase — MSWQIMPTYDSLDEAHEEFEWELPDDYNPARDCLRKHDPDRTALRYERVDGSVSTHTYGDLNDKSDRLAAALGELGIEPGDRVAVVVPQKPANPVTHFANWKLGAVSVPLTVLFGPESLEYRLEDSGASVVVVDPTVRETIDEIRDDCPDLDHVIELGEDVADDAHAFEDLVSAHESGFESYESTPETSTAIMYTSGSTGPPKGVLHSHALWLGRAAAAYNYFDQGLDGATLWTPADWAWGAALGGTLLAGLHHGATVVAWPREGFDPEAVFDFLDRHDVSHSFMPPTALRMLMSVDDPADRYDLSLEALAAAGEPLTPEILEWAAESFNDVPVNEFYGQTELNLVVGNSSTWFPAQPESMGQPFPGYEVRVVDPADPDPTEPLPRGEAGELAIRADDRRVFFDEYWKLPAKTAAKQTGDGWFLTGDIVRRDDDGYLWFVSRADDVILTSGYRVGPMEVEGVLLGHSAVEQAGVVGIPDETRGEAIKAFVQPATAGGGSADLRAELKALVCDQLAAYEYPREIEFVDSLPTTTTGKIQRRELREHSE; from the coding sequence ATGAGCTGGCAGATCATGCCCACCTACGACTCCCTCGACGAGGCCCACGAGGAGTTCGAGTGGGAGTTACCGGACGACTACAATCCGGCACGAGACTGTCTGCGGAAACACGACCCTGACCGAACGGCACTGAGATACGAGCGTGTCGACGGCTCGGTGTCGACCCACACGTACGGTGATCTCAACGACAAATCGGACCGACTTGCCGCCGCGCTCGGGGAACTGGGAATCGAACCGGGCGACCGTGTTGCGGTCGTTGTTCCACAGAAGCCCGCGAATCCAGTTACGCATTTCGCAAACTGGAAACTCGGCGCGGTTTCGGTGCCACTGACGGTGTTGTTTGGTCCCGAAAGTCTCGAATACAGACTCGAAGACAGCGGTGCGAGCGTAGTCGTGGTCGACCCCACTGTTCGCGAAACAATCGACGAGATCCGAGACGACTGTCCGGATCTCGATCACGTGATCGAACTCGGCGAGGATGTTGCGGACGATGCCCACGCCTTTGAGGACCTTGTTTCCGCCCATGAGTCCGGGTTCGAGAGTTACGAGTCGACGCCCGAGACGTCGACGGCGATCATGTACACAAGCGGGAGCACGGGGCCGCCGAAGGGCGTCCTCCACAGCCACGCGCTGTGGCTCGGGCGGGCAGCGGCCGCCTACAACTACTTCGATCAAGGCCTCGATGGGGCGACGCTCTGGACGCCCGCCGACTGGGCGTGGGGGGCCGCACTCGGCGGGACGCTGTTGGCTGGGCTCCATCACGGCGCGACTGTTGTCGCGTGGCCACGCGAAGGGTTCGACCCCGAGGCCGTGTTCGACTTTCTGGATCGCCACGACGTGAGCCACTCGTTTATGCCGCCAACCGCACTCCGGATGTTGATGAGTGTCGACGATCCGGCCGACCGGTATGACCTCAGTTTAGAGGCGCTGGCAGCCGCAGGCGAACCCCTGACCCCGGAAATTCTGGAGTGGGCCGCCGAGAGTTTCAATGACGTTCCGGTCAACGAGTTTTACGGCCAGACCGAACTCAATCTCGTTGTCGGCAACAGTTCGACGTGGTTCCCGGCCCAGCCCGAGAGCATGGGCCAGCCGTTTCCGGGCTACGAGGTCCGGGTGGTCGACCCCGCCGATCCCGACCCCACCGAACCGCTGCCACGAGGCGAGGCTGGCGAACTCGCGATCAGAGCCGACGACCGGCGGGTCTTTTTCGACGAGTACTGGAAGCTTCCCGCAAAGACCGCCGCGAAACAGACCGGAGACGGCTGGTTTCTGACCGGCGATATCGTCCGCCGGGACGACGACGGCTATCTCTGGTTCGTCTCGCGGGCCGACGACGTGATTCTCACGAGTGGCTACCGTGTCGGGCCGATGGAGGTCGAGGGAGTCCTCCTCGGCCATTCGGCTGTCGAACAGGCTGGTGTCGTCGGTATTCCGGACGAAACTCGCGGCGAGGCGATCAAGGCGTTCGTCCAGCCTGCGACGGCTGGCGGTGGCTCAGCTGATCTTCGGGCGGAACTCAAGGCGCTCGTTTGCGACCAGCTCGCGGCCTACGAGTACCCCCGCGAGATCGAGTTCGTCGACTCGCTGCCGACGACCACGACGGGCAAGATCCAACGGCGTGAGCTGCGTGAGCACTCAGAGTAG
- a CDS encoding MBL fold metallo-hydrolase: protein MTVRHDNLTVDWLGYATARLESTAGTVVYTDPGRYGVLDGQYPKDGHLVVVTHNHHYDSDGIKRVARQDATVVISEAVDADDIDRDVTPVDELPYETIRCGHNDHLTVDLETDAGTRTVDMWTLPAYNRPDGPCADADGNVPHPEGSGCGFRLSIDGTTVFWPGDTDALAGFAELDVSLFLANIGGSVVMDRHAAADLAERMDPDLVVPIHYDTFDLLAADDEAFAVDVASRSVPVALDRPD, encoded by the coding sequence ATGACGGTTCGACACGACAACCTCACAGTCGACTGGCTCGGCTACGCGACCGCGCGGCTCGAATCGACCGCCGGAACAGTCGTCTACACCGATCCGGGGCGGTACGGCGTTCTCGATGGTCAGTATCCGAAAGACGGCCACCTTGTTGTCGTCACCCATAATCACCATTACGACTCTGACGGAATCAAACGCGTCGCCCGGCAGGATGCGACAGTTGTCATCTCCGAAGCCGTCGACGCCGACGACATCGACCGCGACGTAACACCGGTCGACGAACTCCCGTACGAAACGATTCGCTGTGGCCACAACGATCATCTGACGGTCGACCTCGAAACCGACGCCGGCACTCGGACGGTCGACATGTGGACGCTCCCGGCGTACAACCGGCCCGACGGTCCCTGTGCGGACGCCGATGGGAACGTGCCGCATCCCGAGGGGTCGGGCTGTGGCTTCCGACTCTCGATTGACGGAACGACCGTTTTCTGGCCCGGCGACACCGACGCGCTCGCTGGCTTCGCTGAACTCGATGTCTCGCTGTTTCTGGCCAACATCGGTGGCAGCGTCGTGATGGACCGCCATGCCGCCGCCGACCTCGCCGAGCGAATGGATCCGGATCTGGTGGTGCCGATCCACTACGATACCTTCGATCTGCTTGCGGCCGATGACGAAGCGTTTGCGGTCGACGTTGCCAGTCGGTCGGTGCCGGTCGCACTCGACCGGCCCGACTGA
- the ligA gene encoding ATP-dependent DNA ligase LigA, whose product MKFTTFADRLDEIEAESGDLETIQQVAALLAAADAELPVVARFVQGRVFPAWSTSTLDIGPSLCYTAIARAAGPNVSTDDIESQLADRGEIGAVAESYEFGDQQGLAAFGSGGTTGLTITEVDDELRALAATDGAGSQDQKIDRLFGLFRQCSPLEARYLARLVLGEMRIGVGEGAVRDAISEAFDQPPEAVSRALQVTNDYGEVAAVARDEGQAGLDSLDLELGRPVQSMLAQAGTAADALDSWGEAAAEIKFDGARVQIHVEEGEEPDGIGMVSIYSRNMDDVTAALPDIVDFVERTVTDPCIIDGEVVAVDDTGDPLPFQHVLRRFRRKHDIEQMRDEVELRLDAFDCLRVGSQSLLTKTLGERHRHLVNVLGDSDAVADLLLSDNPDELAAFEADALEAGHEGIMLKNPQSTYSPGDRGQNWLKRKPDVETVDLVVTGAEWGEGRRASFLGTFLLSVREPETDSYRTIGKVATGITDEKLAELTDLLEPEIQSESGQTVDIHPSVVFEVGYEEIQPSPTYSSGYALRFPRFITVRTDKSPADAETVERIERLAESQ is encoded by the coding sequence ATGAAGTTCACAACGTTTGCCGACCGGCTCGACGAGATCGAGGCCGAGTCGGGAGACCTAGAGACCATCCAGCAGGTTGCGGCCCTCTTGGCGGCTGCCGACGCGGAGCTTCCCGTCGTCGCTCGCTTCGTCCAAGGGCGAGTGTTTCCCGCGTGGTCGACGTCGACACTCGATATCGGCCCGTCGCTCTGTTATACCGCCATCGCACGGGCGGCTGGACCGAACGTGTCGACAGATGATATCGAATCCCAACTGGCCGACCGGGGGGAGATCGGCGCGGTTGCCGAAAGCTACGAGTTTGGCGACCAACAGGGGCTTGCGGCGTTCGGAAGCGGCGGGACCACCGGACTGACCATCACCGAGGTCGACGATGAACTCCGCGCGCTCGCTGCCACCGACGGGGCAGGTAGCCAAGATCAGAAGATCGACCGGCTGTTCGGGCTATTTCGCCAGTGTTCACCGCTGGAAGCTCGGTATCTCGCCCGACTCGTACTGGGAGAGATGCGGATCGGCGTCGGTGAAGGGGCTGTTCGGGACGCTATCAGCGAGGCGTTCGATCAGCCGCCGGAGGCAGTGAGTCGCGCCCTGCAGGTGACAAATGATTACGGCGAGGTGGCGGCTGTCGCCCGCGATGAGGGCCAAGCGGGACTCGATAGTCTCGATCTCGAACTCGGTCGACCGGTCCAATCGATGCTCGCCCAAGCCGGAACCGCCGCCGACGCACTCGATAGCTGGGGCGAGGCCGCCGCCGAAATCAAGTTTGATGGCGCGCGCGTCCAGATCCACGTCGAGGAAGGCGAGGAGCCGGACGGAATCGGCATGGTTTCGATCTATTCGCGGAATATGGACGACGTGACCGCGGCCCTGCCCGACATCGTCGACTTCGTCGAGCGAACCGTAACCGATCCCTGTATCATCGATGGCGAGGTGGTCGCGGTCGACGACACCGGCGACCCACTCCCGTTCCAGCACGTCCTCCGGCGGTTCCGCCGGAAACACGATATCGAACAGATGCGCGACGAAGTCGAACTTCGACTCGACGCTTTCGACTGTCTCCGCGTCGGTAGCCAGAGCCTACTTACAAAGACGCTTGGTGAGCGTCATCGCCATCTTGTAAATGTGCTCGGAGATAGTGATGCGGTTGCGGACCTCTTGCTGTCGGACAACCCCGACGAACTCGCGGCCTTCGAAGCCGACGCGCTCGAAGCGGGCCACGAAGGGATTATGCTTAAAAACCCTCAGTCGACCTACTCACCCGGCGACCGGGGCCAAAACTGGCTCAAGCGCAAACCCGACGTGGAGACGGTCGACCTCGTTGTCACGGGCGCGGAGTGGGGCGAAGGCAGACGAGCCAGTTTCCTCGGGACGTTTCTGCTCTCGGTTCGGGAACCTGAGACCGACAGCTACCGAACGATTGGCAAGGTCGCAACCGGGATTACTGACGAGAAACTGGCCGAACTGACTGACCTCTTGGAGCCGGAGATCCAGTCGGAGTCGGGACAGACCGTCGACATCCACCCCTCGGTCGTCTTCGAGGTGGGCTACGAGGAGATCCAGCCCTCGCCGACCTATTCGTCTGGCTATGCACTCCGGTTCCCGCGGTTCATCACAGTTCGAACCGACAAATCGCCAGCTGATGCCGAAACGGTCGAGCGTATCGAGCGACTCGCCGAAAGCCAGTAG
- a CDS encoding aldo/keto reductase — MELPPVGLGTMGIETPSTIETALEVGYRHLDTAQIYDNEEVVGDGLAASNVDRAEVIVATKVWADSLDPAAVSATTTESLDRLGLDRIDLLYVHRPINTYTPETTLSAFDDLYDAGTIGAVGLSNFTVDQLREARQQLAVPIAAHQVECHPLFWSPELLADARKHDYHLVAYSPLAGGHVREIDTVVDIAEDHETTPEAVSIAWLLAKRNVVAIPKSSSRRHLEANLDAQQLQLTDVECRQIDEIGRTLELYPE; from the coding sequence CTACCACCGGTCGGCTTGGGGACCATGGGCATCGAGACGCCGTCGACAATTGAAACCGCACTGGAAGTGGGGTACCGACACCTCGATACCGCACAGATATACGACAACGAGGAAGTCGTCGGCGACGGGCTCGCCGCGAGTAACGTCGACCGCGCCGAGGTGATCGTGGCGACGAAAGTCTGGGCGGACAGCCTCGATCCGGCAGCTGTCAGCGCCACGACGACCGAGAGTCTGGATCGGCTCGGTCTCGACAGGATCGACCTACTGTACGTCCACCGTCCGATCAACACCTACACTCCCGAGACGACGCTCTCGGCGTTCGATGATCTCTACGACGCCGGGACGATTGGCGCGGTCGGCCTCAGTAACTTCACCGTCGACCAACTCAGAGAGGCACGACAACAGCTTGCCGTACCCATCGCCGCCCACCAAGTCGAATGCCATCCGCTCTTTTGGTCACCGGAACTGCTCGCCGACGCCCGTAAACACGACTACCACCTCGTCGCCTACTCGCCGCTGGCAGGTGGGCACGTCCGGGAGATCGACACTGTCGTCGACATCGCCGAGGACCACGAGACGACACCCGAAGCCGTCTCCATTGCGTGGCTGCTTGCGAAACGAAACGTGGTGGCGATTCCGAAATCGAGCAGCCGACGCCATCTCGAAGCCAACCTCGACGCCCAGCAGCTACAGCTCACTGACGTGGAGTGTCGACAGATCGACGAGATCGGCCGGACGCTCGAACTGTATCCCGAGTGA
- a CDS encoding PAS domain-containing protein yields MGRDISVLRVASGATSSAPTAPQLERGAEGLSVRTVATASEAMEVVVTAPVDCVVCDAGLGASTGLDLLAELRDSDPSLPFVLVVGADSETTVDEALAVGVNDIVDSETDPALVATRIRNAVAGASASRFDPARQDSTATDANYRSLVEDVLNISSVGTFVLDADFSVVWLNDSIESYFGVDRAAIIGQNKRELITDEIKHRFDEPEEFARQVLATYDDNSYVEQFECHVRSTAACEDRWLEHRSYPITTGPYEGGRIEHYVDITPRKHREQELEAERQLLDRLFETSPVGIALLDTDGQIIRANKHGELVLDLSRSNIGDRRYDDPDWQIRDENDEPIASNLLPFARVLQTGEPVVDYEHSIRLSDGTTRWLSISASPLTTPDGAVERVVCAIVDMTDIRESERELERHNERLVEFADIVSHDLRNPLNVISGSLELAEETGEKAHFERSRRAIVRMEQLIDDLLSLAKTGEEIDHTETVDVGRLAVECWQYLSTEEATLQVETEQLVTADRNRLTQLLENLFRNAVEHGGSTVTITVGALADGFFVADDGPGIDPADRDRIFERGYSSTRGGTGLGLSIVEQIAEAHGWEIELADSETGGLRIELTRVKLVATETDSETEQTDQHPSKK; encoded by the coding sequence ATGGGTAGAGATATTTCTGTACTCCGTGTCGCTTCTGGAGCCACGTCTTCTGCCCCCACCGCGCCACAGTTGGAACGGGGAGCTGAGGGGCTTTCGGTCCGCACTGTGGCCACCGCGAGCGAGGCGATGGAAGTCGTTGTGACAGCTCCGGTCGACTGTGTTGTCTGTGACGCAGGGTTGGGCGCGTCGACCGGGCTTGATCTGCTGGCGGAGCTCCGTGACTCCGATCCGAGCCTGCCGTTTGTCCTCGTTGTCGGTGCGGACTCCGAGACCACTGTCGATGAGGCACTCGCCGTGGGTGTGAATGATATCGTGGACAGCGAGACAGATCCCGCTCTCGTCGCCACTCGCATTCGGAACGCGGTCGCTGGGGCTAGCGCGTCACGATTCGACCCCGCACGCCAAGACTCCACAGCAACTGATGCTAACTACCGGTCACTCGTTGAGGATGTGCTGAACATCTCGTCGGTCGGGACCTTTGTTTTGGATGCCGATTTCTCGGTGGTCTGGCTCAACGACAGCATCGAGAGCTACTTCGGCGTTGATCGAGCCGCGATCATCGGCCAGAACAAACGTGAGTTGATTACCGACGAGATCAAACACCGGTTCGACGAGCCCGAGGAGTTCGCCCGGCAAGTGCTGGCGACCTACGACGACAACAGCTATGTCGAACAGTTCGAGTGTCACGTCCGGTCGACTGCGGCCTGTGAGGACCGCTGGCTCGAACACCGGAGCTATCCAATCACGACCGGTCCCTACGAGGGCGGTCGGATCGAACACTACGTCGACATTACGCCACGAAAACACCGCGAACAGGAACTGGAGGCCGAACGCCAACTTCTCGACCGGCTGTTCGAAACGAGTCCGGTCGGGATCGCACTCCTCGATACCGACGGCCAAATTATTCGGGCGAACAAACACGGCGAACTAGTGCTTGATCTCTCGCGGTCGAATATTGGCGACCGGCGGTACGACGATCCTGACTGGCAGATCCGCGACGAAAACGACGAGCCGATTGCCAGCAACCTGCTTCCGTTTGCCCGCGTGCTACAGACTGGCGAGCCAGTCGTCGACTACGAACACAGCATCAGGCTCTCCGATGGAACGACACGGTGGCTGTCGATCAGTGCCTCGCCACTGACGACACCGGACGGCGCTGTCGAGCGGGTGGTGTGTGCAATCGTCGACATGACTGATATTCGAGAGTCCGAACGCGAGTTAGAACGGCACAACGAGCGGCTCGTGGAGTTCGCTGATATCGTCAGTCACGATCTCCGTAATCCACTCAATGTGATCTCCGGTTCGCTCGAATTAGCCGAAGAAACCGGTGAGAAAGCCCATTTCGAGCGGAGCCGCCGAGCGATTGTTCGAATGGAACAGCTGATCGACGACCTGCTATCGCTGGCCAAGACCGGCGAAGAGATCGATCACACCGAGACCGTCGACGTGGGTCGGCTCGCCGTCGAGTGTTGGCAGTATCTCTCGACCGAGGAGGCAACGCTACAGGTCGAGACCGAACAGCTGGTGACTGCCGACCGGAACCGACTCACACAACTCCTAGAAAACTTGTTCCGCAATGCAGTCGAACACGGCGGGTCGACAGTGACCATCACCGTCGGAGCACTCGCGGATGGCTTCTTTGTTGCCGATGACGGCCCCGGTATTGACCCTGCCGACCGCGACCGGATCTTCGAGCGTGGCTACTCGTCGACGCGCGGTGGGACCGGACTCGGACTCTCTATCGTTGAGCAGATCGCCGAGGCTCACGGCTGGGAGATCGAACTCGCGGACTCCGAAACGGGCGGGCTTCGAATCGAACTGACACGTGTCAAACTGGTGGCTACTGAGACGGATTCGGAGACCGAACAGACGGATCAACACCCTTCCAAGAAGTAG